The Oceanispirochaeta sp. genome contains the following window.
CCATCACTCTCCATTGAAGCCAGATCCCGGCGGACCGTTATAACTGAGACATCAAGATCACGGCTGAGTTCATCGACCCGGACGATCCCTTTGTCTTTAAGTAATTGCAGGATACGAACATGTCGCTCTGCAGGTATATCCATCTTCATGAACCCCTTCCTTCTAAGACCATTCTGGAATAATAACGTTCAGAATGCAAGCAATAAAGGTCAGAAGCGATCACATCACAGAAAAATAGCCAGCCCCCACATCAGGAAAAAACTGATAATCAGGGTTATATTCACAATGGCTCCGGCACTGTCCCTGTCATATTCAAACTCTAATGAATAGGGAACTACTGCAAAACCCGCAGGTAAAATCAAGCACATAAAAATAATTTTCCTGACCACTTGATCAGCGGGAAAGAAAAACCAAACCAGAGTTCCCAGAGCGAGGGCTGTAGAATACCTCAGGATTAAAAGGGGAACCAAACCGCTTTTCAAGTGAGTCCTCCACCCGAAGCTGAGAACAAGTCCAAGAACCAGAAGGACCAGGAATTGATTAGCTCGCGCCAAAATACTCAACCAGGAAAGGGTAAAAGAAGGCAGTGACAAGCCCATTAGATTGATAAACAGAGCCAGAATGTAACAGACGAGAGGCACCGAGCGGCTAAAGACCTTGATCGTGCCCCAGACTCCCCTTTTATGATTTTCCCTCACCGGAGAAAAACGCTCTCCCACCATATAGGAGAGGCCGAATATGACAAAGGCATTTCCAAGATCCACCATGGCGGCGACCTGAACCCCCAGATCACCGAACAAGCCCTGGAGTATAGGAAAGGCAAAGAGACCAATGTTCAAACCCATGGTGGCCATGAGCATGAGACCCTTTGTATCCGAGGACAGCCGTCTAAAAAGGTACAACCCTGCTCCCAGCCCCAAAAGGGCTGAGAGAACAGGAAGCCAGGGGAGAAGAAAAAGCTCTTTCGTAATCCTGGAAGAGGAGAAAGTTATCAAAATGAGAGCCGGAAAGGTCACATTCATGACAATTTTTGAGAGTGGTCCGCTGTGTTCAGCCTTTAAGATTCCTATCCTTTTTAAAAAATAGCCCAAAAGGATTGTGAACAGACTCAGTAAAAAAGGAGTATGCATAGAACATTATCTAATTTTCACGGATGAGCTTCAAGTGAATCGATTTCATTATAAAAAATATGAGCCTCCCGGAAGGAATCCGGGAGGCTCATATATCAATCAAAACAAAACATCTTGATACCAGGAGAAAGAATCTCTCCCGGGGATGAAGGTCACACCTTCTTCAGGTATTTCTTGGCATCCAGAGATACGGCGGCAACGATGAGAATACCCTTGATAATGTACTGGTAGTACTGATCCAGTCCTACAAAGGTCATCCCGTAGGCAATAATAGTGAACATCAGAACACCCGCAATGGCTCCCGACACTTTTCCGATCCCGCCGGAAAAAGAGATTCCTCCCACAACGCAGGCCGCAATGGCATCCAGCTCGTAACCGAAACCTGTACCATTATTGGCAGAACCAATACGGGCCGCTTCCAGGTATCCACCAATTCCGTACATAACCCCGGCGAGGACATAAACGAGGATAGTAGTTCTGGTGACATTAACACCAGAAACATTGGCTGCTTCAGGGTTTCCGCCGACGGCGTACATATTCTTTCCAAAGGTCGTCTTATTCCACAGTACCCAGACAAACACAGACACAATGGCGGCAATGAGTACCAGATTGGGGACCCCCAGGGTCTGTCCGGTCACCAGTTCCACATAACGATTATCGTGACCGCCAATGGGCTGAGGTCCGGGAGCACCGGAAGCAAAGTAGATGGAGAGAATACCATAAAGGGTAATCATCATACCCATGGTCGCCAGGAAGGGGTGAATCTTAAAGGTGGCGACAACCCAGCCGTTGATGGCGGAGAAAAAAACACAGACTACAATGGCCGCCAGAAGGGGAACAAACAGGGGAAGCTGGACCATATCAGGATAGAAACGGGAGGCATAGTCGGGTCTCTGTAGAAGAGATGCCGAAATAACGGCAGCAAAACCGACAGAACGTCCCAGGGAGAGGTCAGTTCCCTGGAGGATGATGATACCGGCAACGCCAAAGGCCAGAATCAGTCTGACCGAAGACTGAGTCAAGATATTCCTGAATACCGGGATGGATATAAAGGAGGGTTCCTTGATGACAACAATCATGATGATTAAAAAAATAACGATGTAGATGGCATTGTTAATTAACAGATCCATCCACTCTTCTTTTGTTTTTCTAAAGAGTTTATCCCCTAGGGTACTCATGCTTCGGCCTCTCTATTATTATTTAAATATTTCGCAGACATATTAAAAATCTCGGTCTGTGTCGTCTCCTCGGTATTTACAATACCAGAGACATATCCATTACTCATAACCATGATTCTGTTGGTAATACCCAGGAGTTCTGGCATTTCTGAAGATACCATAATGACAGATTTACCGCTGTTGGCAAGATCAATGATAAGCTGGTAAATTTCAAACTTGGCACCCACATCAATTCCTCTTGTGGGTTCATCCAACAGGAGAATATCTGGATTGGTTAAAAGCCAGCGGCCGATGATGACCTTCTGCTGATTTCCACCGCTGAGGGAACGGATGAGTTCTCTCCTGTTGGGAGTCTTGATCCGCATATTGCTGATCTGTTTGTCCGTATCATCCTTCATCTTCTGATCGACAAGAAATCCAAACTTGTTTTTATAGGCCTGAACATTGGAGATGGTGGAGTTGAATGTAATGTCTGCCACAGGATAAATCCCGGTTTGCCGGCGTTCTTCTGTCAGCAGGGCAAAGTGATTATTGATGGCCTTATGAGGATTGGAATTATCAATCTTTAACCCATCTATAAAAATTTCACCGCTTTCAAGTGTTCTCGCTCCGAAGAGAGATTCAACCATCTCGGTTCTCCCCGCACCGACCAGGCCGGCAATTCCCAGGATTTCACCCCGATGGAGATCGAAGTTCACATCATGAATAACAGGTCTGTATTTAGTGGTCAAATTCTTGACAGACATATGGACTTTACCGGGGACATTGGTCTTGGGAGGAAAACGCTCCTCCAGGTCCCGGCCAACCATCATATTGACAACTTTCTCCATGGTCAGATCTTCAATTTTTTCAGTCCCGATGTAGTTTCCATCCCGGAGAACAGTCACTTCATCGGAGATTTCAAAAATCTCTTCCATTTTATGAGATATATACACGACTCCCACACCATCTGCTTTTAAAACAGCAATGATGTCGAATAGTTTTTTGACTTCGTTATCCGTAAGGGATGATGTTGGTTCATCCAATACGATGACTTTGGCATTATATGAGACAGCCTTGGCAATTTCCACCATCTGTCTTTGTGATACCGAAAGCTTGTCCAATCCGATCCTTGGATCAACATTGATATTCAAACGCTCGAAAAGAGCCTTTGTATCGTCATACATTTTTTTCTCATCCACAAAGATTCTTTTTGTAGGGTACCGACCCAACCAGATGTTGTCGATGATGGTTCGCTGTACAACCTGGTTTAATTCCTGGTGAACCATGGAGACACCATTTTCCAGGGCATGTTTTGGATCTTGAAAATTGAACTCTTCATTGCCCAGGAAGAATGTTCCCTCATCCTGTCTGTAAATACCAAAGAGGCATTTCATCAGTGTGGATTTTCCTGCTCCGTTTTCTCCCATCAGGGAGTGAACAGATCCCGCTCGAACATTCAGGCAGACATTTTTTAGAACACTTACACCTGAAAAAGACTTGCAGACATCCTTTATTCTTAATAAATATTCTTCTTGCAAAAGAATCACCTCTCTACCGAAACAGACTTAGGTTTCTGTACATTATATAAGCTAATCTGACTTTTCTGAAATTATTCATAACAAAAAATTGCAGAAGCAGCGAACTGCTTCTGCAACCTCATTAAGGAATGATAAATCTCTCTTTAGTTCTATCTGAATTCCTGATAGTTTTTGGGTGTAACACCAACGTAGGCAACACGAACAGCCTTTGAACCGTCAGTAGTCAGTTTCCAGTTTGTTCCTGCTGTGGGAGCTTTCCCCTTAGCAACATTCACTGCCAGGTCTAAAGTGGCTTTAGCCTGATTTTTACCGTCATTCAGTACGGTTCCGTCCAGTTCACCTTCAGCAATATGTGTCAGGGCCTGATCCAGAGCATCTACAGAGTAGATGGGGAGTCTGACACCGGCAGCCTTCATAGCTGTGATAGCACCAAATGCCATTCCGTCGTTGTTACAGATAACCAGTTCGATACTCTTACCGAAAGAAGAAGTCAACCATGCAGCCATCTTGTCATTTCCGTGCTGTGTAGACCAGTTGGGGTCTGCTTCGAGAGCCAGCTGTTCAACTTTGATTCCTGCATCGGTAAATGCTTTTACAGATTCTTTTGTTCTGGCTTCAGCATCAGGATGTCCGGGTTCACCTTTGAGCATAACGTACTGAACAACACCGTCACCATTCAGATCCATCTTGGCGTTGGCTTTCCAGTCAGCTACCATCATCTGACCCTGAATGATTCCAGACTCAGCAGAATCGGTACCGACATACCATACTTTGTCATAGGAAGCCATGGCTTCTTTAGATCCT
Protein-coding sequences here:
- a CDS encoding AEC family transporter — protein: MHTPFLLSLFTILLGYFLKRIGILKAEHSGPLSKIVMNVTFPALILITFSSSRITKELFLLPWLPVLSALLGLGAGLYLFRRLSSDTKGLMLMATMGLNIGLFAFPILQGLFGDLGVQVAAMVDLGNAFVIFGLSYMVGERFSPVRENHKRGVWGTIKVFSRSVPLVCYILALFINLMGLSLPSFTLSWLSILARANQFLVLLVLGLVLSFGWRTHLKSGLVPLLILRYSTALALGTLVWFFFPADQVVRKIIFMCLILPAGFAVVPYSLEFEYDRDSAGAIVNITLIISFFLMWGLAIFL
- the mglC gene encoding galactose/methyl galactoside ABC transporter permease MglC, which translates into the protein MSTLGDKLFRKTKEEWMDLLINNAIYIVIFLIIMIVVIKEPSFISIPVFRNILTQSSVRLILAFGVAGIIILQGTDLSLGRSVGFAAVISASLLQRPDYASRFYPDMVQLPLFVPLLAAIVVCVFFSAINGWVVATFKIHPFLATMGMMITLYGILSIYFASGAPGPQPIGGHDNRYVELVTGQTLGVPNLVLIAAIVSVFVWVLWNKTTFGKNMYAVGGNPEAANVSGVNVTRTTILVYVLAGVMYGIGGYLEAARIGSANNGTGFGYELDAIAACVVGGISFSGGIGKVSGAIAGVLMFTIIAYGMTFVGLDQYYQYIIKGILIVAAVSLDAKKYLKKV
- a CDS encoding ATP-binding cassette domain-containing protein gives rise to the protein MQEEYLLRIKDVCKSFSGVSVLKNVCLNVRAGSVHSLMGENGAGKSTLMKCLFGIYRQDEGTFFLGNEEFNFQDPKHALENGVSMVHQELNQVVQRTIIDNIWLGRYPTKRIFVDEKKMYDDTKALFERLNINVDPRIGLDKLSVSQRQMVEIAKAVSYNAKVIVLDEPTSSLTDNEVKKLFDIIAVLKADGVGVVYISHKMEEIFEISDEVTVLRDGNYIGTEKIEDLTMEKVVNMMVGRDLEERFPPKTNVPGKVHMSVKNLTTKYRPVIHDVNFDLHRGEILGIAGLVGAGRTEMVESLFGARTLESGEIFIDGLKIDNSNPHKAINNHFALLTEERRQTGIYPVADITFNSTISNVQAYKNKFGFLVDQKMKDDTDKQISNMRIKTPNRRELIRSLSGGNQQKVIIGRWLLTNPDILLLDEPTRGIDVGAKFEIYQLIIDLANSGKSVIMVSSEMPELLGITNRIMVMSNGYVSGIVNTEETTQTEIFNMSAKYLNNNREAEA
- a CDS encoding galactose ABC transporter substrate-binding protein, with the protein product MKKAILFTLIIMMVMPLAGIFASGQADSGSDKVVIGANIYNFQDNFMNGVMKPVLESYAAELAAEIQIVDSEGQQATLNNQVDIFITKGVDVLAINLADPASAQSIIDKAKKADIPLILFNKEGSKEAMASYDKVWYVGTDSAESGIIQGQMMVADWKANAKMDLNGDGVVQYVMLKGEPGHPDAEARTKESVKAFTDAGIKVEQLALEADPNWSTQHGNDKMAAWLTSSFGKSIELVICNNDGMAFGAITAMKAAGVRLPIYSVDALDQALTHIAEGELDGTVLNDGKNQAKATLDLAVNVAKGKAPTAGTNWKLTTDGSKAVRVAYVGVTPKNYQEFR